TCGAAATCTGCAATCAAGCGCAGATATTGCGGCCAGTCTGTTCAGCCTGGGGAATAATGCCCGTAAACAACAAAACAACCTACTGGCGATCGCCTATTATCAACAAACAGTTGCAGCATCTCCCTCACCCTTAATAAAAGTCCAAGCCCAACTCAATCACCTGAGCCTACTGATTGAAGCTCAACAATGGACAAAGGTTCAAACTTTCTTACCGTTGATTGAGTCCGAACTCGCTCAACTTCCTCCCAGCCGTGCTAGCATTTACGCTCACGTTAACTTTTCCCAAAGTTTGGTAAAAGTCAAGGGTGGTATATTGCAAGCATCTAGTCAGCATTACTACTCAGGATTCAGCACCAAAGAATCAGCAGTATTACTCGCTAGGGCTATTGAACAATCCCGCAGTTTAGGGGACAAGCGGGCAGAAGCATACTCACTAAAGAGTTTAGGCGGCTTGTATGAAGAAACCGGACAATTGTCATACGCGCAAGAGCTTACCCGGCAAGGATTAGCTTTAGCACAGAGCAGCAATGCACCAGAAATCACCTACACCTTAGAGTGGCAGTTAGGTAGATTACTGCGGGCAAAAAAAGATATGAATGGTGCGATCGCAGCCTATGATGCTGCTGTAAACACTCTCCAATCCCTTCGCAGAGATTTAGTAGTCAATAAAGACGTAGTTAACCAGGATGTACAATTCAACTTTCGGGACAGCGTAGAACCCATCTACCGAGAGTCAGTAGAGTTACTACTAAAATCCCAAGCAGGAAAACCAGATGAAAAAATATTGGAGAAAGCACGCCAACGCATTGAAGCACTCCAACTAGCAGAATTGGACGACTTCTTTCGAGAAGCTTGCCTACAAGGAAAGAGAGTAGCTCTCGATCAAATAGTGAATAAAGATAATCCTACGGCTGCCATCCTTTATCCAATTATTCTTCCTGACGAACTTCAGGTAATTGTCAAAATTCCCAAACAACCCCTGCAAAGCTACACTACTCAGATTTCTCATACAGAAGTAGAGAAATTGTTAGTAGAACTGCGAAAAAATCTTGTCAATCCCACCGCTACCAAAGTCGTCCAAACCCAGGCGCATGAAGTTTACAACTGGCTGCTTCAACCCATTGAGTCAAAATTGCAAAACAGTGGGGTAGATACCCTAGTGTTTGTTCTAGATGGTTCGTTACGCAATTTACCAATGGCAGCTCTATATGATGGTAAGCAATATTTGGTAGAGAAATATGCAATTGCTCTGAGCGTGGGTCTGCAACTCCTCGATCCTAAACCACTGGTAAAACAGCAGCTAAGAGCGCTAACCGCAGGACTGACTCAGCCACCACCAGGTTTTTCTAAGTTTGCACCGTTGCTTGCGATCAAATCTGAATTCGACGGCATTACCAAAGCAGGAGTCTCGACAACTAGTTTACTAGATGGAAATTTTAAGAAAAAGAATTTAGAGGGTGAAATTAGTGCCGCTTCATTCAACATAGTGCATTTAGCAACCCACGGTCAGTTTAGTTCCCGCATTGAAGACACTTTTATTTTGGATTTCGATGGTCAGATCAATGTCAAAGATTTTGATACTCTTTTTCGCAGTCAGGGTAAAACTATAGTAGAGTTACTAGTTTTGAGTGCTTGCCAGACAGCAGCAGGAGACAGCCGCGCAGCACTGGGCCTTGCAGGAGCAGCTGTCCGAGCTGGCGCACGCAGTACCATCGCCTCACTGTGGCAGATTGATGATGAATCCACGGCAATGTTTGTTAGTGCCTTCTATCGAGAACTCAAAAGTGGCAAAACCACCAAAGCCAAAGCTGTCCACCGTGCCCAGCTACAACTGCTGCAACACCCTAACTACAAAGCACCAAGCTTTTGGTCTGCCTATGTGTTGATTGGCAATTGGTTGTAATTTGGGCACTTGGGCTCATACAGAGCATGGGAATGGCTGATTAAAGGCAATACTTGTCGGGTTTTGGGGAAAAGGGGAAGATGGGGTCCCCTCTGGGGATAAGGGGCGGGGGAAAGGAAAGAAAAAGCCTTTACAGCGCTTCCGGCTATTATGCAATACAGTTTTTCTCCTTGCCCTCTCCTATCAAAGCTTTCAGATTTGAGGATGTACCTCATAGCTGCCGGAAGTGCTGTAACCCTCTTCTGTCACTCTCCGGAATAACCAATTAGTAAAGAAGCTAAATCATCCAGAAGCAAAACAGGGTTTAAATTGATTCATTGCGGCAATTAAATGATTGAATCCCAGTAACAAATCTGAATTTGGGAAAATACTTAACCAGGGATAAATTAACCAAAATAGTAAAAGTGGTTGGATAATAAGACGCAAATTATTTAAAGTATTCTTCCATCCAGATTCATGATTCCATTGTGGATGATTAGAAAAATCAACATCACTATTTTCTTGTGCGTCAGTCTCAAGTTGACGAGATTGATTGAAGCCTAAGAAGACTGGAGAATTTAAACTAATCATTGTATAAACACTAAAAATAATCTCCCACCATCTCTCAATATGTAGGAAATTAGTGAAACGGTAATCTGTCCAGCCTAGTTCCTGTTTACACTGTCTAAACCCATATTCAACCCAGGTTCTTAATCCATATAATTCCCCTAAATTCTTCTTCAAATTTCCTTGAAGATTCGTCATTACAAAGGAGGTAGAATTTTCAGGCATGGTTTCTGGGTCGGTAGTTATTTCCCAGTAAGTTGTGGCTCTTTTTTTGCCATAAATTATTTCTCTAATATACCTAGTCTCTGATTTTTCATTACTAAATGTTCTCTCAAATTTACACCACTTATTAGCCCTAACCCTCTGACTGGCTGGCAGCCAGACCGCATGATTACAACGAAATCGCTACAACATAAGCTAATTTATATTCAGTTAATTTTTGAATGAATTGGCTACTTTCGCCATATAAACTATCAGCCAGCACCAATTCAATATTAAAGCCTGATTCAATTAATTCTGTAATAATTTCTGATGCTAACTCTATTTTCGTTTTGTATTTATCTGATTCTTTTAGCGTTCCTTTAGGTTTAAATATTTTTATACTTAATGGAAATGTTATTTTACAATAAACTCCATAGGCATTGACTGTAACTATTCCATTATCTATTTTTCCTACACTCCCTAGATATTGTCTTGCTACATAATCGGTCTTTTTACCTTTTTTTCTATCTCCTGTTTCATCTATTACTACGGTAATGGCATTTCCATTTAATGCTCTCTTGATTTGATTTAATCTTCGGAGCTTTAATTCATTTATTGACCAATTTGAATTAGCTATAAAATGATGTAATGACGCTCGCTGAGT
The Nostoc punctiforme PCC 73102 genome window above contains:
- a CDS encoding CHAT domain-containing protein, whose protein sequence is MLMAKTTRIFGANSVKVKIQKQPGRWRKTTLAHFLRLPLYFLIALLYILGSPVLAKVSGSINSSSQSQIKNLTSLAVVADPGSLLEQGKFLYNSGNFAKAVEVLQQAAQAYKQQGENLRQAATLSNLSLAYQQLGLWSQAQQAITESLNLLKRQDKNQNLQILAQSLDIQGRLQQKMGQAEAALATWQQTEEIYRRADNQSGVVRSLINQSQAWQTQGFYPRAVKTLDRVSQTLKSQPDSIEKTVSLRSLGDALLVVGDLEKSRLALEESLTIARNLQSSADIAASLFSLGNNARKQQNNLLAIAYYQQTVAASPSPLIKVQAQLNHLSLLIEAQQWTKVQTFLPLIESELAQLPPSRASIYAHVNFSQSLVKVKGGILQASSQHYYSGFSTKESAVLLARAIEQSRSLGDKRAEAYSLKSLGGLYEETGQLSYAQELTRQGLALAQSSNAPEITYTLEWQLGRLLRAKKDMNGAIAAYDAAVNTLQSLRRDLVVNKDVVNQDVQFNFRDSVEPIYRESVELLLKSQAGKPDEKILEKARQRIEALQLAELDDFFREACLQGKRVALDQIVNKDNPTAAILYPIILPDELQVIVKIPKQPLQSYTTQISHTEVEKLLVELRKNLVNPTATKVVQTQAHEVYNWLLQPIESKLQNSGVDTLVFVLDGSLRNLPMAALYDGKQYLVEKYAIALSVGLQLLDPKPLVKQQLRALTAGLTQPPPGFSKFAPLLAIKSEFDGITKAGVSTTSLLDGNFKKKNLEGEISAASFNIVHLATHGQFSSRIEDTFILDFDGQINVKDFDTLFRSQGKTIVELLVLSACQTAAGDSRAALGLAGAAVRAGARSTIASLWQIDDESTAMFVSAFYRELKSGKTTKAKAVHRAQLQLLQHPNYKAPSFWSAYVLIGNWL